From the Exiguobacterium marinum DSM 16307 genome, the window ATCAATATTATTTATTTATAGGTTCTTAAGAACGTAAAAAAAGGATATCACCTAAGATATCCTTTTTTATTATTCAACTGTTTTACGCGTATGGTGTATAAACGATTTCGGTCGCTTCCACAAAATCAATCCGATATACCCAATTGCAAGCAATGCGAGCGCACTAACGATGACGACATATAGCGTCCCCTCTTCGATTCTTGCAAAAATACCGATGTATGCCCAAACGAATACGAGAGGATAGATGAAGTCGTGGTGCCACCACATGAAGAGAAGGGCTAATACGACCCCAACCATGAGCATGAGTGACGTCCAAGCAAGTTCATCGAGTCCTAACAGTGAAGTAATCTGCTCCGTCTTCATGACGACAAACGTATTGACGATTGTTGCAACCGATACCCAACCGATATAAATGGAGAATGGGAAGCGGTCGAGCCAACTTGTAGACGTTCGGAACGCGATATAGTACAGCCAACAAAGAGAAGCTAAGAATGATACCATGACGACGAGAGAGATGATGAACCACTCATTCGTGAATGCAAGTAGCCATAACCCGTTCAATACACATGAGATTAGAAATCCTGCCTTCATTCGATTAGCTTGTTGATTCGCCACCGTCCCTTTTTTCACTTGCAAGACTAACCATACAAGTAACGCCACATAGATGACTCCCCAAATCGAGAAGGCGTATCCCGCTGGCTTAAAGTAAATATCGATTCGATCTGAAACCGCGGCATTGTCACCACTCGCAAAATAATTGATGACAACCGTCGCCAAGAAAGCGACCCAGTTCACTATCGGCCATTTAGATAAGTCCATATCCTCGATCTTCTAAACGAAGATCAAACACCTCCTTTTAGCAACATAATAATCAATACCCCGATCCGTGTGACTCTACACGTCAAAAGGGACTTGCCTAAGCGAGTCCCTTTTGATTAAAAATCGATTTCATCTGGGTCTGGTCCGAGACGTTCACCCGTCGCCACTTGGTCGATTTTTGCTAAATCGTCTGCATCGAGTGAAAAGTCAAACACGTCAAAATTCTCACGGATTCGGTGTGGTGTAACCGATTTTGGTAAGGCGACGTGACCCGACTCGAGGTGCCATCGAAGCACAACTTGTGCAGGCGTCCGGTCATGCTTCTCAGCTATTTCCGAAAAGACAGGAATGTCTAAGAACTTTCCTTGCATAAGTGGACTCCACGCTTCAATTTGAATGCCTTCATCTTGGCAATAGTCTAGCAAATCCGGTTGTGGTAGTTGTGGGTGTAGTTCCACCTGGTTAATGAGTGGTGTCATAAGTCCCGCTTCTTTCAACGCTTCAAGATGGTGCTCTTTGAAGTTTGATACACCGATTGCTTTAATCTTCCCAGCCTTATACAAATCGATGAGGTCCTTCCATGCCTCGACAAAGCCATCTACCGGCCAATGAAGTAGGCAAAGGTCTAGATAATCTGTCTGGAGGCGCTTCAATGAGTTTTCAAAAGCTACTTTTGTTTTCCCCTCACGAATATCATCATTCCAAATCTTCGATGTGATGAACAATTCTGAACGGTCGACTCCTGAAATTTTGATTCCTTTTGCGACGCCATCTTCGTTTTTATAAATTGCAGCCGTATCGATATGACGATAGCCCGTTTTAATGGCCTCAACGACAGCTGCTGGTGCTTCAGTATCATTGTCGACTTGCCACACTCCAAAGCCGATCATCGGAATTTCTACCTTGTTTCTTAACGTAGCATATAACATCTAGTTCATCCCCTTTTTATTCTATCGAACTGATTCTATCATACCCGAGAATTTATTTTGAAAAACTAAATCGTCAAATCTTTTCGGATAAAACGGATGAACGAGAGTACTGAAAAGAACATTAATAAGCCGATTAACCATATAAAATGAATGCCACCAAATTCTTCACGCATGATGGCCGGAGCATCAAAGAGAGAGAAGAAGGAAATGTTCCCTAGCCATTCGAACTGCTCACTCACTCCGTTAATGATATTCACCATTAAGAAAAACGTAAAGATTCCACCCGTCACCATATAGGATTTGCTACTATCATCGAACAGACTTGCCAACATATAAGCAACGACACCTAATACGAGCAGCATGAGTGCTCCGTTCAATTGAAGCATCCATAGAACAGAATAGTCGATTTGTAAATCAAACAATACATCTGCTGCCATGAGACTGAGCCCATTTAATCCGACAAAAAAACTTACTGCAATGATGAGGATGACAAATGTGGACAATACATACGTGACTC encodes:
- a CDS encoding tryptophan-rich sensory protein, whose protein sequence is MDLSKWPIVNWVAFLATVVINYFASGDNAAVSDRIDIYFKPAGYAFSIWGVIYVALLVWLVLQVKKGTVANQQANRMKAGFLISCVLNGLWLLAFTNEWFIISLVVMVSFLASLCWLYYIAFRTSTSWLDRFPFSIYIGWVSVATIVNTFVVMKTEQITSLLGLDELAWTSLMLMVGVVLALLFMWWHHDFIYPLVFVWAYIGIFARIEEGTLYVVIVSALALLAIGYIGLILWKRPKSFIHHTRKTVE
- a CDS encoding aldo/keto reductase; this translates as MLYATLRNKVEIPMIGFGVWQVDNDTEAPAAVVEAIKTGYRHIDTAAIYKNEDGVAKGIKISGVDRSELFITSKIWNDDIREGKTKVAFENSLKRLQTDYLDLCLLHWPVDGFVEAWKDLIDLYKAGKIKAIGVSNFKEHHLEALKEAGLMTPLINQVELHPQLPQPDLLDYCQDEGIQIEAWSPLMQGKFLDIPVFSEIAEKHDRTPAQVVLRWHLESGHVALPKSVTPHRIRENFDVFDFSLDADDLAKIDQVATGERLGPDPDEIDF
- a CDS encoding ABC transporter permease subunit — its product is MLIRSMFRQNRSWILGYSIGTSIYLFFLAAIFPSIQETGLIEAKLESLPPELLDVFQIDATMAMDNLLNLLSSNYYGLIFYVLAVLFALTFASKLLAKPVDSGEIMLYMAAPISRVTYVLSTFVILIIAVSFFVGLNGLSLMAADVLFDLQIDYSVLWMLQLNGALMLLVLGVVAYMLASLFDDSSKSYMVTGGIFTFFLMVNIINGVSEQFEWLGNISFFSLFDAPAIMREEFGGIHFIWLIGLLMFFSVLSFIRFIRKDLTI